Proteins from a single region of Lates calcarifer isolate ASB-BC8 linkage group LG19, TLL_Latcal_v3, whole genome shotgun sequence:
- the si:ch211-266o15.1 gene encoding LOW QUALITY PROTEIN: zinc finger MYM-type protein 4 (The sequence of the model RefSeq protein was modified relative to this genomic sequence to represent the inferred CDS: deleted 3 bases in 3 codons), giving the protein MADSEEFRLKRLKHEERLSRVFDEVMGLGDFADSSRGSATSSRSGGQDETKGVDETSGQGENQQVEEEDSNGSRQEEKMDEGVGDSSFPRISSPSSVRPSSFTMRTNEGGGGGSGGAAFDDALDGLPSFGPEEDDEDWHFALPMGTLEDVDVGKANRKRSQPEEGNNLHRHDPFAREPRGEEEEREREGSIESANTSHSSQDHTPDNSRDGGVLNQAEETEDSQQGEMRSEAAPVEDSNPTISPSINIKDEPIDEGYDAALLPQSSIRQIKEELEHQEEELRISSVYSVGGANTFVPPTVPTAVPAPPPAAIFIPGRGAVLQAMTSLPIRPPAPIPSSLQALAPIPPRPPQPPVPGSVRCSGCSKVLLKGQTAFQRKGSTQLFCSTVCLTGHLPPANKNRSCFQCNREILQPRDMITIPADDSTYMHFCGQFCLSVFRHKKKHSDKIPDKWADKRLERKPEKPPEKPVERQPEKPFCSVCRVTNRQIEHEVTHQGRLHRLCSDACFLTWRKMRHLAMNCCESCGLYCNSNSGSCQTLTIERSPLNFCSPTCVGTYKQTCRKMLECAYCRKMAIVSSTIMERDQRGKVQLYCSPTCVEQTRPPRHTLTGTPFPCCLCKVSAVPQYHLAMVDGTIRNFCSYDCVSAYRVKAPVAEPDLSNGTSSLRDPSLKDAPKPGPSAGASSVPPIPQDYPSSVPYPGHHPSHTSVPPLVPPYPAMSSPSVPGQAQAKAPSGQPLKPTEGGHGDASKLTCHQCSKQFNTKPLLFSHQGRISMFCGKTCCEQYKTQKNILALCECCKQEKVPFDTVSYNQQDLVFCSESCKLLFKHDLTSRNKDHPWRPCTYCSGISQKMLHSHYGGRLEEFCRPHCMSQFTVLYYGMGRCDSCRKQGYMTEKLQCLGSVRNFCNLPCLLQYCYQHFEPSQHTSSNGTGRAPQTPYAPTQPHHSSKMNPVIADVVSLANGSATQPSASADTTLTGALPTSTVDGKNLDHASTQTDAMRVPVSRRRQMKNKSVLCRPFTMDQESMCQLPTPSTDSAAGEENVRVVMVPVPVPVFIPVPMNMYSQHTPVPLAMPMPVPVPMVVPPQSKDMKDAAVQSEPSTVKEEKQNDMPVSSADQSSSYSEDMKSQVVAPIICENKNTQKAVQADLPNSVGSEKSTESADPQLNTQPGSTTASDPPTTSMEQQPPSSPVMDLETDFPSEPLGQRSTPQRGVKRPREGFYGRKRGRRRTVSSDRSAVVTPAASKLNHLYGVKAWKSWVQQRNKQPQESNLVDIKEDILQCDSAELSFALSRFIREVRRPSGETYSPDSIFYLCLGLQQYLFMKGRIENIFTDELYSQFATEITGMLRLWKPKLLPSGGVVISRVEESYLWDCKQLGAYSPIVLLNTLLFFCTKTFHFTTLKQHKSLSFINFTRRSKPCSRAGKVHYLHYQRSSSATPSRDTERFRKRQAENEGDMEMLENVTNPLHCPVRLYEFYLSRCPESVKKRTDVFYLQPEQNVHTHSSHWYTSQPLDGTTLQSMLTRILAVREVHQEVARRQSSATTGSNSLQ; this is encoded by the exons ATGGCGGACTCTGAGGAGTTTAGACTAAAACGGTTAAAG CATGAGGAGCGCCTGTCCAGAGTATTTGACGAAGTGATGGGACTGGGAGACTTTGCTGACTCCTCCAGAGGCTCTGCCACCTCCTCCAGGAGTGGAGGTCAGGATGAGACAAAAGGAGTAGACGAAACATCAGGACAAGGGGAAAACCAACAGGTAGAAGAAGAGGATAGCAATGGCagcagacaggaggaaaagaTGGACGAGGGAGTGGGAGATTCATCCTTTCCTCGCATTTCCTCCCCTTCTTCTGTCCGACCCTCCTCGTTTACTATGAGAACcaatgagggaggaggaggaggaagtggaggggCGGCGTTTGATGACGCGCTGGATGGCCTTCCTTCATTTGGGccagaggaggatgatgaagacTGGCACTTTGCCCTGCCAATGGGCACCCTGGAGGATGTCGATGTGGGTAAGGCGAACAGAAAAAGAAGCCAACCAGAAGAGGGGAACAACTTACATCGACATGATCCCTTTGCTCGTGAGCctagaggggaggaggaggagcgagagagggaagggagcaTTGAGTCTGCCAACACCTCCCACTCCTCCCAGGATCACACACCTGACAACAGCCGAG ATGGAGGCGTCCTGAACcaggcagaggagacagaagacagcCAGCAGGGAGAGATG AGGTCAGAAGCAGCTCCAGTGGAGGACAGTAATCCCACGATTTCTCCTAGTATCAATATTAAAGATGAACCCATTGATGAGGGCTACGACGCTGCGTTGTTGCCTCAAAGTTCCATCAGACAGATCAAAGAGGAGCTGGAGCATCAGGAG GAAGAGTTGAGAATCAGTTCGGTCTACTCTGTAGGCGGAGCAAACACCTTTGTGCCACCTACTG TCCCAACAGCAGTCCCAGCCCCTCCTCCAGCGGCCATTTTTATCCCAGGTAGAGGTGCTGTCCTACAAGCTATGACCTCCCTTCCTATCAGACCACCAGCTCCAATCCCAAGTTCACTACAAGCTCTGGCACCAATACCCCCACGCCCACCTCAGCCCCCTGTTCCTGGTAGTGTTCGCTGCAGTGGCTGCTCTAAG GTTCTGCTGAAAGGCCAAACTGCATTCCAGAGAAAAGGTTCGACGCAGCTCTTCTGCTCCACAGTCTGTCTGACTGGACATCTTCCTCCAGCCAACAAGAACAGATCCTGTTTCCAGTGCAACAG GGAGATCCTTCAGCCCAGGGACATGATCACGATCCCAGCGGACGACAGCACCTACATGCACTTTTGCGGCcagttctgtctgtctgtcttcagacACAAGAAGAAACATTCTGACAAGATTCCTGACAAATGGGCTGACAAGCGACTGGAGAGGAAGCCTGAGAAGCCCCCTGAGAAACCAGTGGAGAGACAGCCCGAAAAACCCTTTTGCAGTGTCTGCAGAGTCACTAACCGG CAAATTGAGCATGAGGTCACCCATCAAGGTCGCCTGCACAGACTCTGTAGTGATGCTTGTTTTCTAACATGGCGTAAGATGCGTCACTTAGCCATGAACTGCTGCGAAAGCTGTGGACTTTATTGTAATAGCAACTCAGGCTCATGTCAGACGCTCACTATCGAAAGATCTCCGCTCAACTTCTGTAGTCCTACCTGCGTAGGCACCtacaaacag ACCTGTAGAAAGATGCTTGAGTGTGCCTACTGTCGCAAGATGGCGATAGTGTCCTCCACCATCATGGAACGAGACCAAAGGGGCAAAGTTCAGCTTTACTGTTCACCCACCTGTGTGGAACAGACCCGACCACCCCGACATACTCTCACTG GTACTCCATTCCCATGCTGCCTGTGCAAGGTGTCAGCTGTTCCTCAGTATCATTTGGCCATGGTGGACGGCACCATTCGTAACTTCTGCTCCTATGACTGTGTTTCTGCATACAGGGTAAAGGCACCAGTAGCAGA GCCAGACCTGTCCAATGGAACTTCCTCTCTCAGGGACCCCTCCCTCAAAGATGCCCCCAAACCAGGGCCCTCTGCCGGAGCCAGCTCAGTCCCTCCCATCCCTCAGGACTACCCATCCTCAGTCCCCTACCCGGGTCATCATCCCAGTCATACCTCAGTGCCCCCACTGGTGCCTCCCTACCCAGCCATGTCCTCCCCTTCTGTCCCAGGGCAAGCCCAGGCCAAAGCACCCTCTGGTCAGCCCCTGAAACCAACAGAGGGTGGGCACGGTGACGCCTCCAAACTGACCTGCCATCAGTGCAGCAAACAGTTCAACACCAAGCCACTGCTGTTCAGTCACCAA gGTCGTATTTCTATGTTCTGCGGTAAGACGTGCTGTGAACAG TATAAAACCCAGAAGAATATCCTGGCACTGTGTGAGTGCTGTAAACAGGAGAAGGTTCCCTTTGATACAGTCAGCTACAACCAACAGGACCTGGTGTTCTGCAGTGAAA GCTGTAAGCTACTCTTCAAACATGACCTGACTTCTCGAAACAAGGACCATCCCTGGCGTCCCTGCACATATTGCTCCGGCATCAGCCAGAAGATGCTGCACAGCCACTATGGAGGCAGGCTGGAGGAGTTCTGTAGACCCCACTGCATGTCCCAGTTCACTGTACTCTACTATGGG ATGGGGAGATGTGACAGTTGTAGGAAACAGGGCTACATGACGgagaagctgcagtgtttgggtTCAGTCCGCAATTTCTGCAACCTGCCCTGCCTTCTACAGTACTGCTACCAGCATTTTGAGCCAAGCCAACACACAAGCAGTAATGGTACTGGAAGAGCCCCACAGACACCCTATG CTCCAACCCAGCCCCACCACTCCTCGAAGATGAATCCCGTCATAGCTGATGTCGTCTCATTGGCCAATGGTTCTGCCACTCAGCCCAGTGCGTCAGCAGATACCACTCTGACTG GAGCACTTCCAACCTCC ACAGTTGATGGCAAGAACCTCGACCat GCCAGTACTCAGACTGACGCCATGCGTGTGCCTGTGTCCCGTCGACGTCAAATGAAGAACAAGTCGGTTCTGTGTCGACCTTTCACTATGGACCAAGAAAGCATGTGCCAGCTGCCCACGCCCTCCACTGACTCAGCAG caggagaggagaatgtgAGGGTGGTAATGGTTCCAGTCCCAGTGCCAGTCTTCATACCTGTGCCTATGAACATGTACTCCCAGCACACACCTGTTCCACTGGCCATGCCCATGCCT GTTCCAGTACCCATGGTAGTACCACCACAGAGCAAGGACATGAAAGACGCAGCTGTCCAATCAGAGCCTTCGACtgtgaaggaagaaaaacagaatgataTGCCTGTTTCCAGTGCAG ATCAGAGTAGCTCTTATAGTGAAGACATGAAGTCACAAGTGGTCGCTCCCATAATCTGTGAAAATAAGAATACTCAAAAAGCAGTACAAGCTGACCTGCCTAATAGTGTAGGTTCAGAGAAGAGCACAGAGTCTGCTGATCCCCAGCTAAATACCCAGCCCGGGAGCACAACAGCCAGCGACCCACCTACCACCAGTATGGAGCAGCAACCTCCTTCCTCTCCAGTGATGGACCTGGAGACTGACTTCCCATCAG aacCACTGGGTCAGAGGTCTACTCCACAGCGAGGAGTGAAGAGACCCAGAGAAGGGTTCTATGGCAGGAAACGG GGTCGAAGGCGGACTGTTTCATCAGACCGCAGTGCAGTGGTGACTCCTGCTGCCTCCAAACTGAACCACCTGTATGGGGTTAAAGCCTGGAAGAGCTGGGTCCAACAACGCAAC AAACAGCCACAAGAAT CCAATCTAGTGGATATTAAAGAAGACATCCTTCAATGTGACTCTGCTGAGCTGAGCTTTGCTCTGTCTCGCTTCATCAGAGAAGTGAGACGTCCCAGTGGAGAGACATACAGCCCAGACAGCATCTTCTACCTCTGTCTGGGGTTACAACAG TATCTGTTCATGAAGGGCCGCATAGAGAACATCTTTACTGACGAGCTCTACAGTCAGTTTGCCACTGAGATCACTGGGATGCTGCGACTCTGGAAGCCTAAATTACTACCTAGTG GTGGTGTTGTTATCTCCCGTGTTGAAGAGTCCTACCTGTGGGACTGTAAGCAGCTAGGCGCCTACTCACCCATAGTGTTGCTCAACACGCTGCTCTTCTTCTGCACCAAAACCTTCCACTTCACCACACTGAAGCAGCACAAAAGTCTCTCCTTTATCAACTTCACCCGACGCTCCAAACCCTGCAGCCGAGCCGGCAAAGTGCACTACCTCCACTACCAGAGAAGCAGCTCTGCTACGCCTAGCCGGGACACAG AGCGATTCAGAAAAAGGCAGGCAGAGAATGAGGGAGATATGGAGATGCTGGAAAATGTCACTAACCCTCTACACTGTCCTGTCAGACTCTACGAGTTCTACCTCTCTAGATG CCCAGAATCGGTGAAGAAGAGAACTGACGTGTTTTACCTCCAGCCTGAACagaatgtgcacacacacag TTCACACTGGTACACATCTCAACCATTAGACGGAACCACTCTACAGAGCATGCTCACACGCATCTTGGCTGTCAGAGAGGTTCACCAGGAAGTGGCCCGGCGTCAGTCCTCAGCCACCACTGGTAGTAACAGCTTACAGTGA
- the LOC108896145 gene encoding tubulin beta-4B chain has product MREIVHLQAGQCGNQIGAKFWEVISDEHGIDPSGTYHGDSDLQLERINVYYNEATGGKYVPRAVLVDLEPGTMDSVRSGPFGQVFRPDNFVFGQSGAGNNWAKGHYTEGAELVDSVLDVVRKEAESCDCLQGFQLTHSLGGGTGSGMGTLLISKIREEYPDRIMNTFSVVPSPKVSDTVVEPYNATLSVHQLVENTDETYCIDNEALYDICFRTLKLTTPTYGDLNHLVSATMSGVTTCLRFPGQLNADLRKLAVNMVPFPRLHFFMPGFAPLTSRGSQQYRALTVPELTQQMFDAKNMMAACDPRHGRYLTVAAIFRGRMSMKEVDEQMLNVQNKNSSYFVEWIPNNVKTAVCDIPPRGLKMAATFIGNSTAIQELFKRISEQFTAMFRRKAFLHWYTGEGMDEMEFTEAESNMNDLVSEYQQYQDATAEEEGEFEEEGEEDMA; this is encoded by the exons ATGAGGGAAATCGTGCACCTGCAGGCAGGCCAGTGTGGAAACCAAATTGGAGCTAAG TTCTGGGAGGTGATAAGTGACGAACATGGCATCGACCCGTCCGGGACGTACCATGGGGACAGCGACCTGCAGCTGGAGCGAATCAACGTGTATTACAACGAGGCAACAG GTGGCAAGTATGTCCCTCGTGCAGTCCTGGTTGACTTGGAGCCAGGAACGATGGACTCTGTGAGGTCTGGTCCGTTTGGCCAGGTCTTTAGACCAGACAACTTCGTCTTTG GCCAGAGTGGAGCAGGTAATAATTGGGCTAAAGGCCACTACACTGAGGGAGCTGAGCTGGTGGACTCGGTCCTTGATGTGGTgaggaaggaggcagagagctgCGACTGCCTCCAGGGCTTCCAGCTCACACACTCCCTGGGGGGAGGCACCGGCTCTGGCATGGGCACACTGCTCATTAGCAAAATCCGAGAGGAGTATCCAGACCGCATTATGAACACTTTCAGCGTGGTGCCCTCACCCAAG GTGTCAGACACAGTGGTGGAGCCATACAATGCCACGCTGtctgttcaccagctggttgaGAACACAGATGAGACCTACTGCATTGATAACGAGGCCCTGTATGACATCTGCTTTCGCACGCTGAAACTCACCACGCCCACCTATGGTGACCTCAACCACCTTGTCTCAGCCACCATGAGTGGGGTGACCACCTGCCTGCGCTTCCCCGGCCAGCTCAATGCTGATCTGAGGAAACTGGCTGTCAACATGGTGCCCTTCCCCAGGCTGCACTTCTTCATGCCAGGTTTTGCACCCCTCACCAGCCGGGGCAGCCAGCAGTACAG GGCACTGACAGTTCCTGAACTCACCCAGCAGATGTTCGATGCCAAGAACATGATGGCTGCTTGCGACCCACGCCACGGCCGCTACCTTACAGTTGCCGCCATCTTCCGAGGCCGCATGTCCATGAAGGAGGTGGATGAGCAGATGCTGAACGTGCAGAACAAGAACAGCAGCTACTTTGTGGAATGGATCCCCAACAATGTCAAGACAGCCGTCTGTGACATCCCTCCCCGTGGCCTCAAGATGGCTGCCACTTTCATCGGCAACAGCACAGCCATTCAGGAGCTGTTCAAACGCATCTCAGAGCAGTTCACCGCCATGTTCCGCCGCAAGGCCTTCCTCCACTG GTACACGGGCGAGGGAATGGACGAAATGGAGTTCACAGAGGCTGAGAGCAACATGAACGACCTGGTGTCTGAGTACCAGCAGTACCAAGATGCCACTGCTGAGGAGGAGGGCGAGTTTGAGGAAGAAGGCGAAGAGGACATGGCCTAG
- the nrde2 gene encoding nuclear exosome regulator NRDE2: MTNYPTHGNKTLAIFYYACVSPAKALQWLDALHTNVVFSYRELDWLNNKSFQTSHAHSLHSRFLEEKESSVGREVSSAAEEKEEEEEAPKKKKKKSEKKRKKKKKHKKKSGRGSDSSGSDSETIYPSDLKREQEAERSQAAPLANRFSWLDDVQSPTGHPFCVDRKPDQANWTYKSLYRGDVARYKRKGSSSLGLDPRRQGVSWEESESNKKQKGGDKNKAADRYFSKVSRQLLRSEPAVPTLPTIPHCSDVISSTSFLPLDDDEGASKGGETGDRVQTSSVNPLGVYDSSTALWLQGKGQQTLDAQTGQSTVLMTRRTEEFNRQLREQPADTQLWIKFIRYQDELTSTEFGGEEEQQGGDSSERRKTSYRAVLEKKLSIAERAVDTNPGCIALQLERLRICQELWEPSALAKEWKKLVFLHPNSAPLWREYLLFTQSYFSNFTVSKVNSAYGKCLSTLSCVRDGSMVSHPALPGIEEDMLDIFTQQCHFLRQSGHSEKAISLFQAMIDFTFYKPDSVRKLSTKQQVEFFEPFWDSGEARVGEVGARGWRAWMLQQERGGWLQPSADDDEEEEEDEEEVKDRSQPRGTVWLDVESSREAVHWLPWRPDKAKGQSEEDCEDPDRQVLFDDIGSSLICLTSPELQLRLLLHFLSFLGLPVDSVLSPAPCQPGLLLDSLSFLTQGNERQRPLTSYDLPDSGVSSVGHMTTLQGTRKWVGLGKQGERFVTNVFSMVQPVLPPHHRAVLSLCWMQYEKLKVLRCLCSGNKKRLRSQGKSSKRVAKRLLKEPDNRSSLVLWQEYAHLEWILGNLDEARKVFSTATSIGGTKGLNSPSLCELCQLWSQLEVEDGGGIQGGALTDVTASPAVSVLTRLAEGTSSSSQSISPVSILKARKSYEQALTASLSALDQVPSNLQTIRKGEEDLLGKKVRLSGLVGCFALFQYLTVGIQAANAVYSQARERMEELHRTLTLDKQFNGNEEANLASTDARNSAADSNHTSRHYANKLASECQVLAVQQAALLRYHNTISVFPLVTLRQMLTSALSTWPSNTPLWSIYVQVENRYHSAGRARRFFHSVTRDNKSVVPRLFAIVAEQQRKQLVDAAQRSCCHDTTLPILPENGLSNRIRGLFESTIATEMGSRSPLLWRMYMHFLVSEGKVDKATGIFYKALQNVPWAKGLYMDAVQLFPEHLQEFVDLMTEKELRLRLPLEELDILLED, translated from the exons ATGACAAACTACCCAACACATGGCAATAAAACCCTGGCGATTTTCTATTACGCGTGTGTTTCGCCTGCTAAGGCGTTACAGTGGCTGGATGCCTTACACACTAATGTGGTCTTTAGCTATAGAG AGTTAGACTGGCTGAACAATAAGAGTTTTCAGACCAGCCATGCCCATTCTCTTCACAGTCGGTTTTTAGAGGAGAAGGAATCAAG TGTAGGCAGAGAGGTGAGCTCTGCAGcggaggagaaagaagaagaagaggaggcccccaaaaagaagaaaaagaagagtgaaaagaagaggaaaaagaagaaaaagcacaaaaagaaGAGCGGGAGGGGTTCAGATAGCAGTGGGTCTGATTCTGAAACCATCTACCCCAGTGATCTCAAAAGGGAACAAGAGGCAGAAAG ATCACAGGCGGCTCCATTAGCAAATCGTTTCTCCTGGTTGGATGATGTCCAGTCACCCACCGGGCATCCGTTCTGTGTGGACCGTAAACCGGACCAGGCCAACTGGACATATAAGTCTCTGTATAGAGGAGATGTAGCAAG GTATAAGAGGAAAGGCAGCTCGTCGCTGGGCCTGGACCCTCGTAGACAAGGAGTCAGCTGGGAGGAGTCGGAGtcaaataagaaacagaaaggtgGGGACAagaacaaagcagcagacagatacTTCTCTAAAGTCAGTCGCCAGCTGCTGAGGTCCGAGCCTGCTGTTCCTACATTACCAACAATTCCTCActgcagtgatgtcatcagctccacctccttcctccctctggaTGATGATGAGGGGGCGAGcaaaggaggagagacag GTGACAGAGTGCAGACATCATCAGTAAATCCTCTTGGTGTGTATGACTCCTCCACGGCGCTCTGGCTGCAGGGGAAGGGACAGCAGACACTGGACGCACAGACAGGGCAGAGCACTGTGCTGATGACCAGGAGGACTGAGGAGTTTAACAGGCAGCTCAGAGAACagccagcagacacacagctaTGGATAAAATTCATACGATACCAG GATGAACTGACTTCAACAGAGTTTGGAGgcgaggaggagcagcagggtgGCGATTCATCTGAGCGTCGTAAGACTTCGTACCGGGCAGTCCTGGAAAAAAAGCTGAGCATCGCAGAGCGCGCCGTGGACACCAACCCCGGCTGCATAGCTCTGCAGCTGGAGAGGCTCAGGATCTGCCAAGAGCTCTGGGAGCCTTCAGCTCTGGCTAAAGAATGGAAGAAACTG GTGTTCCTCCATCCAAACAGTGCTCCCTTGTGGAGGGAGTATCTGCTATTCACCCAGAGCTACTTTAGCAACTTCACTGTGTCAAAGGTCAACTCTGCCTACGGGAAATGTCTGAGCACACTTAGCTGTGTGCGGGACGGCAGTATGGTCTCTCATCCAGCCCTGCCAGGGATTGAGGAGGATATGTTGG ATATCTTCACCCAGCAGTGTCATTTCCTGCGTCAGTCTGGTCACTCAGAGAAGGCGATTTCTCTGTTTCAGGCCATGATcgattttactttttacaaaCCTGACAGTGTACGAAAACTGTCCACCAAGcagcag GTGGAGTTCTTTGAGCCGTTCTGGGACAGTGGGGAGGCGAGGGTTGGGGAGGTGGGGGCTAGAGGCTGGAGAGCCTGGATGCTCCAACAAGAGCGTGGTGGATGGCTGCAGCCCAGTGCag AtgatgacgaggaggaggaagaggatgaggaggaggtgaaggatCGGAGCCAGCCCAGAGGGACAGTCTGGCTGGATGTGGAGTCGTCTCGTGAGGCAGTTCACTGGTTGCCCTGGAGACCTGACAAAGCTAAGGGCCAGTCAGAAGAGGATTGTGAGGACCCAGACAGACAG GTGTTATTTGATGACATCGGTTCATCCCTAATTTGTCTAACTTCACCAGAGCTCCAGCTTCGTCTTcttctccacttcctgtcaTTCCTGGGGCTGCCTGTGGACTCTGTGCTCTCTCCTGCCCCCTGTCAGCCCGGCCTGCTGCTGGACAGCCTTTCTTTTCTCACTCAGG GTAATGAGCGCCAGCGTCCTCTGACCTCCTACGACCTACCTGACTCCGGGGTTAGCTCTGTAGGTCACATGACCACTCTTCAAGGAACCAGGAAGTGGGTGGGGCTTGGAAAGCAGGGTGAGAGGTTTGTCACCAATGTGTTCAGTATGGTCCAACCCGTCCTTCCTCCCCATCACAGAGCAGTTCTGTCACTCTGCTGGATGCAGTATGAGAAACTCAAG GTCTTGCGCTGCTTGTGCAGTGGCAACAAAAAACGTCTCCGTTCTCAAGGCAAAAGCAGCAAGAGAGTTGCCAAGCGACTGCTCAAAGAACCCGACAATCGCTCGTCGCTGGTGCTGTGGCAGGAATATGCCCACCTGGAGTGGATCCTGGGAAATCTGGACGAAGCTCGCAAAGTCTTCTCCACAGCCACATCGATAGGGGGAACCAAAGGGCTGAACAGCCCCTCCCTCTGTGAGCTGTGTCAGCTGTGGTCCcagctggaggtggaggacgGAGGAGGGATACAAGGAGGGGCACTAACCGATGTAACTGCATCCCCAGCTGTGTCAGTGCTAACCAGGCTAGCAGAGGgaacctcctcatcctctcagtCCATCTCTCCAGTGTCTATCTTGAAAGCCAGGAAGTCTTATGAACAGGCTCTGACAGCCAGCTTGTCAGCACTGGACCAAGTCCCCAGCAACCTCCAGACCATCAGAAAAG GTGAAGAGGACCTGCTAGGGAAGAAAGTGAGGCTGAGTGGTCTGGTAGGCTGCTTTGCTCTGTTCCAGTACCTCACAGTGGGCATCCAAGCAGCTAACGCTGTGTACAGCCAGGCCAGAGAACGGATGGAAGAGCTGCATCGCACACTAACACTTGACAAGCAGTTTAACGGCAATGAGGAAGCTAACCTTGCTAGCACTGATGCTAgaaactctgcagctgattccaACCATACCAGCAGGCACTATGCCAACAAGCTAGCTTCTGAGTGCCAGGTATTAGCAGTACAACAGGCAGCCTTGCTGAGGTACCACAACACCATCAGTGTGTTTCCACTGGTAACTCTGAGACAAATGCTGACCTCTGCCCTTTCCACCTGGCCCAGCAACACCCCTCTGTGGAGCATATATGTACAG GTGGAGAACCGTTACCATAGTGCTGGCCGGGCGCGTCGCTTTTTTCACTCTGTAACCAGGGACAACAAGAGTGTGGTGCCACGCCTCTTTGCCATAGTTGCTGAACAACAAAGGAAGCAGCTGGTGGACGCTGCTCAGAG GTCTTGTTGCCATGACACTACCTTGCCCATCCTGCCAGAGAATGGCCTCAGCAACCGTATCCGTGGACTGTTTGAAAGCACCATAGCAACAGAGATGGGTTCTCGCTCTCCTTTACTTTGGAGGATGTACATGCATTTCCTG GTGTCAGAAGGGAAGGTGGATAAAGCCACAGGGATCTTCTACAAGGCCTTACAAAATGTCCCCTGGGCtaag ggTTTGTACATGGATGCAGTGCAGCTGTTCCCAGAGCACCTGCAGGAGTTTGTAGATctgatgacagagaaagaacTCCGACTCAGACTGCCTTTAGAAGAACTGGATATACTACTGGAAGACTGA